A stretch of the Medicago truncatula cultivar Jemalong A17 chromosome 5, MtrunA17r5.0-ANR, whole genome shotgun sequence genome encodes the following:
- the LOC11438662 gene encoding photosystem I reaction center subunit II, chloroplastic: MAMATQASLFTPPLSSPKPWKQPSTLSFISLKPIKFTTKTTKISAADEKTEAASVTTKEEAPAAPVGFTPPELDPNTPSPIFGGSTGGLLRKAQVEEFYVITWESPKEQIFEMPTGGAAIMREGPNLLKLARKEQCLALGNRLRSKYKIKYQFYRVFPNGEVQYLHPKDGVYPEKVNPGRQGVGQNFRSIGKNVSPIEVKFTGKQPFDV, translated from the coding sequence atggcAATGGCAACTCAAGCCTCTCTCTTCACTCCACCTCTTTCAAGCCCTAAACCATGGAAACAACCATCAACTTTATCCTTCATCTCTCTCAAACCCATCAAGttcacaacaaaaacaacaaaaatctcaGCTGCAGATGAGAAAACAGAAGCAGCATCAGttacaacaaaagaagaagctCCTGCTGCACCAGTTGGTTTTACTCCACCTGAACTAGACCCAAACACACCTTCACCAATCTTTGGAGGAAGCACTGGTGGATTGTTACGTAAGGCACAAGTTGAAGAATTCTATGTGATCACATGGGAGTCACCTAAGGAACAAATCTTTGAGATGCCAACTGGTGGTGCAGCCATAATGAGAGAAGGTCCTAACCTTCTTAAGTTAGCAAGGAAAGAACAGTGTTTGGCTTTAGGAAATAGATTAAGGTCTAAGTACAAGATTAAGTATCAGTTTTACAGGGTTTTTCCTAATGGTGAGGTTCAATATTTGCATCCTAAGGATGGTGTGTACCCTGAGAAGGTTAACCCTGGTCGTCAAGGGGTTGGTCAGAATTTCAGGTCTATTGGGAAGAATGTTAGCCCAATTGAGGTTAAATTTACTGGTAAGCAACCTTTTGATGTGTAA